In a genomic window of Gossypium arboreum isolate Shixiya-1 chromosome 7, ASM2569848v2, whole genome shotgun sequence:
- the LOC108470597 gene encoding F-box/kelch-repeat protein At5g26960 — protein sequence MFIYSPFDAADRKLQIFMSESCNSRHFSWLMKSCFPNPNHKSLIITPQLLNPTLTLSSLPDDLLLECLSRVPSSSLPSLSLVCRRWFYLILSPSFILLRRQLRLSHPSLFAFSPSLSGVFSATLSFPSPRPAATWDLSLCLPINTASLHSLPRLVSIGPRIYIIGRNSMLRYNAWTHHVTAKSPMLFPRKKFSAAVVSNKIYVAGGGGSGAASAVEEYDPETDTWRVVAYSQRMRYGCIGAAVDGVFYVIGGLKIGGASGNGAGGIEAHVYASSMDLFDVEARVWLRSRAVPGGGCVVAACAVAGYVYVLTSHVVELSFWRFDARRKCGGDDSNEGFGEWCKMKSPPMPTQIRLDGTVRFCCVGVGDNKVILVQVVGCIDDLLRRSGRSQRGFKDGLVLVYDSGGGEWSRGPDLPEVIRRAACVSVEC from the coding sequence ATGTTCATTTATTCCCCTTTTGATGCAGCTGATCGTAAACTGCAAATATTCATGTCAGAGAGCTGCAATTCTCGGCACTTCTCATGGCTAATGAAGTCTTGTTTTCCAAACCCAAATCACAAATCTTTGATAATTACACCTCAACTCCTTAACCCCACCCTCACCCTCTCCTCTCTCCCCGATGACCTTCTCTTGGAATGTCTTTCCAGGGTTCCTTCCTCTTCTCTCCCTTCCCTTTCCCTCGTCTGTCGCCGTTGGTTCTACCTCATCCTCTCCCCTTCCTTCATCCTCCTCCGCCGTCAACTACGCCTCTCCCACCCTTCTCTCTTCGCCTTCTCCCCCTCTCTCTCCGGTGTCTTCTCTGCCACCCTTTCTTTTCCTTCTCCCCGCCCTGCTGCTACTTGGGATCTATCTTTATGTCTACCCATCAACACTGCTTCACTTCACAGCCTCCCCAGGCTCGTTTCTATCGGACCCAGGATTTACATTATTGGTAGGAATTCCATGCTTAGATACAACGCTTGGACCCACCACGTTACTGCTAAATCCCCCATGCTTTTCCCTCGCAAAAAGTTCTCTGCCGCCGTGGTTTCCAACAAAATTTACGTTGCCGGTGGCGGTGGTTCCGGAGCTGCCTCCGCTGTCGAGGAATACGACCCTGAAACCGATACATGGCGCGTGGTGGCTTACTCGCAAAGGATGCGTTATGGGTGCATAGGGGCAGCGGTGGACGGCGTCTTTTACGTTATTGGTGGATTGAAAATCGGTGGCGCGTCTGGAAATGGAGCTGGTGGGATAGAAGCTCACGTGTACGCCAGTTCAATGGATTTGTTCGATGTGGAAGCGCGTGTCTGGCTTCGGAGCAGGGCCGTCCCAGGTGGTGGCTGTGTTGTGGCGGCGTGCGCAGTAGCCGGATACGTGTATGTTCTAACAAGTCACGTGGTGGAACTTTCTTTTTGGCGGTTCGACGCGAGGAGAAAATGCGGCGGCGATGACAGCAACGAAGGATTTGGGGAGTGGTGCAAGATGAAAAGCCCACCGATGCCGACTCAAATACGGCTGGACGGCACGGTGAGATTTTGTTGTGTAGGGGTTGGGGATAATAAAGTGATATTAGTACAAGTGGTTGGGTGCATAGATGACTTGTTGAGAAGAAGTGGAAGGAGCCAAAGGGGTTTTAAAGATGGACTTGTATTGGTCTACGACAGTGGCGGGGGTGAGTGGAGTCGAGGGCCGGATTTGCCGGAGGTAATACGACGCGCCGCCTGTGTGAGTGTGGAGTGTTGA